A window from Lactiplantibacillus pentosus encodes these proteins:
- a CDS encoding NAD(P)H-binding protein produces MTKIMIIGANGGTARILIDRLLAETDHELVLFLRHAERLAQYQSQARVTVVDGDVLDTAQLSAAMAPVDLVYSNVGGVNLAAQTRSILSAMAQTKQQRLLFISALGAHHEVPGKFGAWNEQAIADFLPGFRASATLLSESTVNYTEIRPAWLTDASEVDYELTTADEPFKGTEVSRASVADFAMTVIAHPEKYKRASVGINKPNTDGDRPSWL; encoded by the coding sequence ATGACAAAAATCATGATAATTGGTGCAAATGGTGGAACCGCTAGAATTTTAATCGACCGCTTGCTAGCCGAAACGGATCATGAATTGGTCTTGTTCTTACGCCATGCAGAACGACTGGCGCAGTATCAATCGCAAGCTCGCGTGACGGTGGTGGATGGCGATGTGCTAGATACCGCCCAGTTATCCGCAGCGATGGCACCGGTGGATTTAGTCTACTCCAACGTTGGTGGGGTCAACCTGGCCGCTCAGACGCGCAGCATTTTGTCTGCAATGGCACAGACTAAGCAACAACGCCTGCTATTTATTAGCGCGCTTGGCGCCCATCATGAAGTGCCCGGAAAGTTTGGTGCTTGGAACGAACAAGCGATCGCTGACTTTTTACCTGGGTTTCGGGCCTCCGCGACGTTACTCAGTGAGTCAACTGTCAACTATACGGAAATTCGACCGGCCTGGTTAACGGATGCTAGTGAGGTCGATTACGAATTGACGACTGCGGATGAACCGTTCAAAGGTACCGAAGTCTCACGTGCGAGTGTCGCGGATTTTGCGATGACGGTAATCGCCCATCCGGAAAAGTATAAACGCGCCAGTGTCGGCATCAATAAGCCCAACACGGATGGTGATCGTCCCAGCTGGTTATAA